A stretch of Rhodoferax potami DNA encodes these proteins:
- a CDS encoding AMP-dependent synthetase/ligase, translated as MGTHTTFPQLLLQHASQRPQAAAMREKEYGIWQSLSWGDLAVMVEQLAAGLHQAGLQRGDHMVVVGANRPRLYATMLAVQSLGAVPIPLYQDAAAPECVFPINNAEVRFAFAEDQEQVDKLLEVREQCPQLQHIYFDDPRGLRNYDQPGLAGMDELQAAGKAFAAIHPAFFRDEVAKITHTDVAAMFFTSGTTGNPKGVVHTHDSLLNRARAGADFDKLTSAEEVLAYMPPAWIGQNIFSYAQWLSCGYVVNCPESSATATIDLKEIGPTYYFAPPRVFEGMLTSVMIRMEDAGSIKRNMFHYFMDVAKRVGPALMDGLEVSGVDRALYALGNVFVYGPLRNTLGLSRVRVAYTAGEAIGPDLFTFYRSIGINLKQLYGSTETAVFVCLQPDNQARADTVGVPCAGVEIKVADNGEILVKSPGLLKEYYKNPAATAEVLTSDGWYHTSDAGFIDAQGHLKIIDRVKDVGRIKGGAFDGAMFAPKYVENKLKFFQHIKEVVAYGDGRDRVCVLINIDFDAVGNWAERRNLPYAGYTDLAQKSQVYELIKECVEKVNADLSADALLAGSQISRFLVLHKELDADDGELTRTNKVRRGFIADKYQVLVDALYEGKSTQFIETVVKFEDGRTGSVSATLRIEDTQTFAPVKAAA; from the coding sequence ATGGGTACGCACACGACATTTCCGCAGCTGCTGCTGCAACACGCGAGTCAGCGTCCGCAGGCCGCTGCCATGCGCGAAAAGGAATACGGTATCTGGCAATCACTGAGCTGGGGTGACTTGGCCGTGATGGTGGAGCAGCTGGCGGCCGGACTGCACCAGGCAGGCTTGCAGCGCGGTGACCACATGGTGGTGGTGGGTGCCAACCGCCCCCGCTTGTACGCCACCATGTTGGCCGTGCAAAGCTTGGGCGCTGTGCCTATTCCGCTCTACCAAGACGCTGCCGCTCCCGAGTGCGTGTTCCCGATCAACAACGCCGAAGTGCGCTTTGCCTTTGCCGAAGACCAGGAGCAAGTGGACAAGTTGCTGGAGGTGCGCGAGCAGTGCCCACAGCTCCAGCACATTTACTTTGACGACCCGCGTGGCCTGCGCAACTACGACCAGCCCGGGCTGGCCGGCATGGACGAGTTGCAGGCGGCAGGCAAAGCCTTTGCGGCAATCCACCCAGCTTTCTTCCGGGATGAAGTGGCCAAGATCACGCACACCGACGTGGCAGCCATGTTCTTCACCTCGGGCACTACCGGCAACCCCAAAGGTGTGGTGCATACCCATGACTCTTTGCTCAACCGAGCGCGCGCCGGTGCTGATTTCGACAAGCTCACCAGTGCCGAAGAAGTGCTGGCCTATATGCCACCCGCCTGGATTGGCCAGAACATCTTCAGCTACGCGCAGTGGTTGTCTTGTGGCTATGTGGTGAATTGCCCGGAAAGCAGCGCGACTGCCACTATCGACCTGAAGGAAATCGGGCCGACCTATTACTTTGCGCCGCCCCGGGTGTTTGAGGGCATGCTCACCAGCGTGATGATCCGCATGGAAGACGCGGGCAGCATCAAGCGCAACATGTTCCATTACTTCATGGATGTGGCCAAGCGCGTGGGCCCGGCCCTGATGGATGGGCTGGAGGTGTCGGGTGTTGACCGCGCTTTGTATGCCTTGGGCAATGTGTTTGTTTACGGCCCCTTGCGCAATACGTTGGGCCTCAGCCGCGTGCGGGTGGCTTACACCGCCGGCGAGGCGATCGGCCCTGACCTGTTTACCTTTTACCGCTCGATTGGCATCAACCTCAAGCAGCTCTACGGGTCTACTGAGACGGCGGTGTTTGTGTGCTTGCAGCCCGACAACCAAGCCCGTGCAGACACCGTGGGTGTGCCTTGCGCGGGGGTGGAGATCAAGGTGGCTGATAACGGAGAAATACTGGTCAAGTCGCCCGGACTGCTCAAGGAATACTACAAAAACCCGGCCGCTACTGCCGAGGTGTTGACGTCCGACGGCTGGTACCACACCAGCGATGCGGGCTTTATTGATGCGCAGGGGCACCTGAAGATCATTGACCGCGTGAAAGACGTGGGACGCATCAAAGGCGGTGCATTTGACGGCGCCATGTTTGCGCCCAAATACGTGGAGAACAAACTCAAGTTCTTCCAGCACATTAAGGAAGTGGTGGCCTATGGCGATGGCCGCGACCGGGTGTGTGTGTTGATCAACATCGATTTTGACGCGGTGGGCAACTGGGCCGAGCGCCGCAACTTGCCTTATGCGGGCTATACCGATCTGGCGCAAAAGTCTCAGGTGTATGAGCTGATCAAGGAGTGCGTGGAAAAGGTCAACGCCGACCTGAGTGCCGATGCCCTCTTGGCCGGCAGCCAGATCAGCCGCTTCCTGGTGCTGCACAAAGAGCTGGATGCCGACGATGGCGAACTCACCCGCACCAACAAGGTCCGTCGTGGCTTTATCGCGGACAAATACCAGGTGCTGGTGGATGCCCTGTACGAGGGTAAGAGCACCCAATTCATTGAAACCGTGGTGAAGTTTGAAGACGGCCGCACCGGCAGCGTCAGCGCCACGCTGCGAATCGAAGACACCCAAACCTTCGCCCCCGTAAAGGCTGCAGCATGA
- a CDS encoding Crp/Fnr family transcriptional regulator, which translates to MSTPRTTSSTDATLHQRRRPLTPAELDAIPWLNLLAPADRERAVDDLRIAEAEPGEYMCRMGRPVTYWFGVIDGLLKMSSDNAEGQTMTFTGVPPGGWFGEGTALKRETYRYNIQALRKSLVAGLHVDTFHWLLDHSIAFNRFVMNQLNERLGQFIAAREIDRMTNPDIRVARSLASLFNPVLYPGVGEVLRITQQELAYLAGLSRQRVNEALNALEAQAVIRVEYGGLRVLDLQALRSKVFTRPLT; encoded by the coding sequence ATGTCCACCCCACGCACCACATCCTCCACTGACGCCACGCTGCACCAGCGCCGGCGCCCCCTCACACCCGCAGAGCTGGACGCAATTCCCTGGCTGAATTTGCTGGCCCCTGCCGACCGGGAGCGCGCAGTCGATGACCTGCGCATTGCCGAGGCTGAGCCCGGTGAATACATGTGCCGCATGGGGCGGCCGGTGACCTATTGGTTTGGCGTGATCGACGGCCTGCTGAAGATGAGCAGCGACAACGCCGAGGGCCAGACCATGACCTTCACCGGCGTGCCGCCCGGCGGCTGGTTCGGTGAGGGCACCGCCCTCAAGCGCGAGACCTACCGTTACAACATCCAGGCCCTGCGCAAGAGTCTGGTGGCGGGGCTGCATGTGGACACTTTTCATTGGCTGCTCGACCACTCGATTGCCTTCAACCGCTTTGTGATGAACCAGCTCAACGAGCGGCTGGGCCAGTTCATAGCCGCCCGAGAAATTGACCGCATGACCAACCCCGACATCCGGGTTGCGCGCAGCCTGGCCTCGCTCTTCAACCCGGTGCTCTACCCCGGCGTGGGTGAGGTGCTGCGCATCACCCAGCAGGAGCTGGCGTACCTGGCCGGCCTCTCGCGCCAACGGGTCAATGAAGCCCTCAACGCCCTGGAGGCGCAAGCCGTCATCAGGGTCGAATACGGTGGCTTGCGCGTGCTGGATTTGCAAGCTCTTCGCTCCAAAGTGTTTACCCGCCCGTTGACGTAG
- a CDS encoding putative bifunctional diguanylate cyclase/phosphodiesterase produces the protein MLTSEELEARRQHFRLLERISLPIWVFDIDQSQVHWANDAALTLWRAESLFELCSRDMGADMSASVAKRLKQYQSDFVQHGASFSEQWTIYPAGVPISMNMQLSGIHMTDGRMAMLCESRIIEPDRPEALRSVEALLHTDVMITLYDREGGVLYRNPAARESVPNLNMRMAERFQDMEALERMLAMLELNGEATLTLPTLTTRNLRWHEVSVRLCRDAVTGRDAVLMSEVDVTAIKHAQDHSQYLARHDSLTGLPNRSHVMQRFADTLRDMGEGATEAALIYIDLDHFKDINDTLGHAAGDALLVQVAERLRTITRSSDMVARLGGDEFLILMVAHNIREEVERVRQRLSSTVAQPIQLHGTEVIVTPSVGVSFYPEHGQELDTLLRNADLAMYSAKESGRNALNIFELPMAQRVQQRLELETELRHALTREEFELYYQPRVDVATGLVRGAEALIRWNHPLRGVVGPDAFIPTCESTGMINTLGDWVFEQAARQQVQWAREGLDLKISINLSPRQFRDPELLNRLARIVTATAAQPARLELELTESMLLGVAPHTHETLDDLRRMGFSISVDDFGTGYSNLAYLNRFPIQVLKVDKTFVQDIEANRPVAELIVSMCRLMQLHIVAEGVETPAQLAWVQAQGIEQYQGYLFAKPLPAAAFVARVRA, from the coding sequence ATGCTGACAAGCGAAGAGCTGGAAGCACGCAGGCAGCACTTTCGCCTGCTGGAGCGCATCAGTCTGCCGATCTGGGTGTTCGATATCGACCAAAGCCAGGTGCACTGGGCCAACGATGCCGCGCTCACCCTCTGGCGTGCAGAGAGCCTGTTCGAGCTGTGCAGCCGCGACATGGGGGCAGACATGTCGGCCTCAGTGGCCAAGCGGCTCAAGCAATACCAGAGCGACTTTGTGCAGCACGGCGCCAGCTTCAGCGAGCAGTGGACCATTTACCCCGCTGGCGTGCCCATCTCCATGAATATGCAGCTCAGCGGCATCCACATGACGGACGGGCGCATGGCCATGCTGTGCGAAAGCCGCATCATTGAACCCGACCGCCCCGAGGCGCTGCGCTCGGTAGAAGCCTTGCTGCACACCGATGTGATGATCACCCTCTATGACCGGGAAGGCGGGGTGCTGTATCGCAACCCGGCTGCCCGCGAATCGGTGCCCAACCTCAACATGCGCATGGCCGAGCGGTTTCAGGACATGGAAGCGTTGGAGCGCATGCTGGCCATGCTCGAGCTGAACGGTGAAGCCACACTGACCCTGCCCACCCTCACCACCCGCAACCTGCGCTGGCACGAGGTGTCGGTGCGCCTGTGCCGTGATGCGGTCACCGGGCGCGATGCGGTGCTGATGAGCGAAGTGGATGTGACCGCCATCAAGCACGCGCAAGACCACTCGCAGTACCTGGCGCGGCACGACTCCCTGACCGGCCTGCCCAACCGCAGCCATGTGATGCAGCGCTTTGCCGACACCTTGCGCGACATGGGAGAAGGGGCCACCGAGGCAGCGCTGATCTACATCGACCTGGACCACTTCAAAGACATCAACGACACCCTGGGCCATGCCGCGGGCGACGCCCTGCTGGTACAAGTGGCCGAACGGCTGCGCACGATAACCCGCAGCAGCGACATGGTGGCCCGGCTGGGCGGGGATGAGTTCCTCATCCTGATGGTGGCGCACAACATCCGCGAAGAGGTGGAGCGCGTGCGCCAGCGCCTGAGCAGCACCGTGGCGCAGCCCATTCAACTGCATGGCACCGAAGTCATCGTCACCCCCAGTGTGGGGGTGAGCTTTTACCCCGAACACGGCCAGGAGCTGGACACCCTGCTGCGCAATGCCGACCTGGCCATGTACAGCGCCAAAGAGAGCGGCCGCAACGCGCTCAACATCTTCGAGTTACCCATGGCGCAGCGGGTGCAGCAGCGGCTGGAGCTCGAGACCGAGCTGCGCCACGCCCTGACCCGCGAAGAGTTTGAGCTGTACTACCAGCCCCGCGTGGATGTTGCGACCGGCCTGGTGCGTGGCGCCGAAGCGCTAATCCGCTGGAACCACCCGCTGCGCGGCGTCGTGGGGCCGGACGCCTTCATTCCCACCTGCGAGAGCACCGGCATGATCAATACCTTGGGCGACTGGGTGTTTGAGCAAGCTGCGCGGCAGCAAGTGCAGTGGGCCCGTGAAGGGCTGGACCTGAAGATTTCCATCAACCTCTCGCCCCGCCAGTTCCGCGACCCGGAGTTGCTGAATCGCTTGGCCCGCATCGTCACCGCCACTGCGGCGCAACCCGCGCGGCTGGAGCTGGAGCTCACCGAATCGATGTTGCTCGGCGTGGCACCCCACACCCACGAAACGCTGGACGATTTGCGACGCATGGGCTTCTCGATCAGCGTGGACGACTTCGGCACCGGCTACTCGAACTTGGCCTATCTGAACCGGTTTCCGATCCAGGTGCTGAAGGTGGACAAAACCTTTGTACAAGACATCGAGGCCAATCGCCCGGTGGCCGAGCTCATCGTCTCCATGTGCCGCTTGATGCAGCTCCACATCGTGGCTGAAGGGGTGGAAACCCCGGCCCAGCTGGCATGGGTGCAGGCCCAGGGCATCGAGCAATACCAGGGCTACCTGTTTGCCAAACCGCTGCCGGCTGCTGCTTTTGTGGCCAGAGTGCGGGCCTAG
- a CDS encoding DUF3297 family protein: MTNTTERPTLPDHLSADPRSPHHVAAVFQHDIGIRFNDKERNDVEEYCVSEGWIKVPAGKTVDRKGKPLLIKLKGKVEAFYN, encoded by the coding sequence ATGACAAACACCACAGAACGCCCCACCCTGCCCGACCACCTCTCTGCCGACCCGCGCAGCCCGCACCATGTGGCGGCCGTTTTTCAGCACGACATCGGCATCCGCTTCAATGACAAAGAGCGCAACGACGTCGAGGAATACTGTGTCAGCGAGGGCTGGATCAAAGTGCCCGCCGGCAAAACCGTAGACCGCAAGGGCAAACCCCTGCTGATCAAGCTCAAGGGCAAGGTCGAGGCCTTTTACAACTAA
- a CDS encoding retropepsin-like aspartic protease family protein, with amino-acid sequence MAHEDRDGDPSHQRETDKERQLEATRARFSAFSRHHLSASPPSAPRQTGLIPLILFWCAVMGLLYAGMTYYLRPQQVRIQANGDLVIQRALDGHFYAPGRIQGREVMFLVDTGASLVTVSETFARQAQLTGGTSTVFRTANGDRPGRIVEGIPVQIGPVEVNRVRIGIGLSVGDDNQALLGQSFLSKFDVILGKDQMVLKPR; translated from the coding sequence ATGGCCCATGAAGACCGGGACGGGGACCCCAGCCACCAGCGCGAGACAGACAAAGAGCGCCAGCTGGAGGCCACCCGGGCCCGGTTTTCTGCCTTCAGTCGCCACCATTTGAGCGCATCCCCACCCTCCGCACCGCGCCAGACCGGCCTGATTCCGCTCATTCTGTTCTGGTGCGCGGTCATGGGCTTGCTGTATGCCGGCATGACCTACTACCTGCGCCCCCAGCAGGTCCGGATACAGGCCAACGGCGATCTGGTCATCCAGCGTGCGCTGGACGGACATTTTTATGCGCCGGGCCGCATCCAGGGCCGGGAGGTGATGTTTCTGGTGGATACCGGGGCCTCGCTGGTGACGGTGAGTGAAACCTTTGCGCGCCAAGCCCAACTCACAGGCGGCACTTCCACTGTTTTTCGCACCGCCAATGGCGACCGGCCGGGGCGCATTGTGGAAGGAATCCCCGTTCAAATCGGCCCGGTAGAGGTCAACCGGGTCCGGATCGGCATAGGCCTGTCGGTGGGCGACGACAATCAGGCCTTGCTCGGCCAATCCTTTTTGTCCAAGTTTGATGTCATTCTTGGAAAAGACCAGATGGTCTTGAAACCTCGCTAA
- a CDS encoding pseudouridine synthase, which yields MTEPTSPRPVLRRAPPPAAHEVAPTTGARRAPPPAANRPSGNRAIPQGQSNTAAHGAGGTVRLNKRMADLGMASRREADEWIGKGWVKVNGKVAEMGMQVLPDVRIEIDKQAQGQQANQVTILLNKPLGIVSGQAEDGHEPAIKLIQPQNRWRDDNARFFFHGSQLKSLVPAGRLDIDSTGLLVLTQDGRVARQLIGEDSVMEKEYLVRVAYTGVANPSAANSPAATYPGLPGRGQPQQLIRLDDDDPITSDVQSVFPPEKLQLLRHGLSLDDQRLKPAKVEWQNPEQLRFVLTEGKKRQIRRMCELVGLKVVGLKRVRVGKVMLGNLPVGQWRYLQPHEKF from the coding sequence ATGACCGAACCCACTTCGCCCCGCCCTGTTTTGCGCCGCGCGCCTCCACCGGCTGCCCATGAGGTCGCCCCCACCACGGGCGCACGACGTGCCCCACCTCCTGCGGCCAACCGCCCTTCAGGCAACCGAGCCATTCCCCAGGGCCAGAGCAACACCGCAGCCCATGGCGCCGGCGGCACCGTGCGGCTGAACAAGCGCATGGCCGACCTCGGCATGGCGTCCCGCCGCGAAGCGGACGAGTGGATCGGCAAGGGCTGGGTCAAGGTCAACGGCAAGGTGGCCGAGATGGGAATGCAGGTGCTGCCCGATGTGCGCATCGAGATCGACAAGCAGGCCCAAGGCCAGCAGGCCAACCAGGTCACCATCCTGCTCAACAAGCCGCTGGGCATAGTGAGCGGGCAGGCCGAGGACGGGCACGAGCCCGCCATCAAGCTCATCCAGCCCCAAAACCGCTGGCGCGATGACAACGCGCGCTTCTTCTTCCACGGCAGCCAGCTCAAAAGCCTTGTGCCCGCCGGCCGGCTGGACATTGACTCCACAGGCTTGCTGGTGCTCACCCAAGATGGCCGCGTGGCCCGCCAGCTGATCGGCGAAGACTCGGTCATGGAGAAGGAATATTTGGTGCGCGTGGCCTACACCGGGGTTGCCAACCCCAGCGCCGCGAATTCGCCCGCCGCCACCTACCCCGGCTTGCCCGGCCGTGGCCAGCCCCAGCAACTGATCCGCCTGGACGATGACGACCCGATCACCAGCGATGTGCAGAGCGTATTCCCGCCCGAGAAGCTGCAACTGCTGCGCCACGGCCTGAGCCTGGACGACCAGCGCCTCAAGCCCGCCAAGGTGGAATGGCAAAACCCGGAGCAGCTTCGCTTTGTGCTGACCGAAGGCAAGAAACGCCAGATCCGCCGCATGTGCGAGCTGGTGGGCCTGAAGGTGGTGGGCCTCAAGCGCGTGCGCGTCGGCAAGGTGATGCTGGGCAATCTGCCGGTGGGCCAGTGGCGCTACCTGCAGCCGCACGAAAAGTTTTAA
- a CDS encoding esterase/lipase family protein: protein MPTPPRTKVSAKSIATDLRGAAQLATQGTLGLARMAEGVHQSVLGTLGARGDTSSTQTGSHPQATGLTGWVYSAVRGITTLVGKSADTALRALTPLLETTGAQPPESPQRAAVVAALNGVLGDYLAATGNPLATPMSLRFNGVVLEPGQMPAPTAVNGKLLIVLHGLCMNDLQWEHAGADGTPTSHAAALAAAHGYTPVFVRYNTGLHTSVNGAALSDKLSELVAHWPVAVESITVLVHSMGGLVARSACAQAQTATTVAAWRPLLKALVFLGTPHHGAPLERAGNWVDVVLGSTPYSRPLAKLGQLRSAGITDLRYGLVQASDWQGHDRFRRQPDRRTHLPLPEGVACYTVAATVAKPRSLLAERLVGDGLVPLHSALGRHDDAARTLRFAKNQQAVVYRLNHMKLLSSPVVRDLLVGWLAPS from the coding sequence ATGCCCACACCGCCCCGCACCAAGGTCTCAGCAAAATCCATCGCTACAGACCTGCGGGGCGCAGCCCAGCTGGCCACCCAGGGCACCTTAGGGCTTGCCCGCATGGCAGAAGGCGTGCACCAGTCAGTGCTTGGCACCTTGGGCGCACGGGGCGACACCAGCAGCACCCAAACAGGCAGCCACCCGCAAGCTACGGGCTTGACCGGCTGGGTCTACAGCGCAGTGCGCGGCATCACCACCCTGGTGGGCAAGTCGGCAGACACGGCATTGCGCGCCCTCACCCCTTTGCTGGAAACCACTGGCGCACAGCCCCCGGAGTCTCCCCAACGTGCCGCCGTCGTGGCTGCGCTCAATGGCGTGCTGGGCGACTACTTGGCCGCCACTGGCAACCCGCTGGCCACGCCGATGAGCTTACGTTTTAACGGTGTTGTGCTGGAGCCCGGCCAGATGCCGGCCCCGACAGCGGTCAACGGCAAGCTGCTGATCGTGCTGCATGGCCTGTGCATGAACGACCTGCAGTGGGAACATGCGGGGGCAGATGGTACCCCCACCAGCCACGCCGCCGCACTGGCTGCGGCCCATGGCTACACCCCTGTGTTTGTGCGCTACAACACCGGCCTGCACACCTCGGTCAATGGCGCAGCGCTGTCAGACAAGCTAAGTGAGCTGGTAGCCCACTGGCCTGTGGCGGTAGAAAGCATCACCGTGCTGGTGCACAGCATGGGCGGGCTGGTCGCGCGCAGTGCCTGCGCCCAAGCGCAAACCGCCACCACAGTGGCCGCATGGCGCCCTTTACTAAAGGCCTTGGTGTTCTTGGGCACACCCCACCACGGTGCGCCGCTGGAGCGCGCGGGCAATTGGGTCGATGTGGTGCTGGGCAGCACGCCGTATTCACGCCCGCTGGCCAAGCTGGGGCAGCTGCGCAGTGCCGGCATCACTGATCTGCGCTACGGCTTGGTGCAAGCGTCCGACTGGCAAGGCCACGACCGCTTCCGCCGGCAACCCGACCGGCGCACCCACCTGCCCCTGCCCGAGGGCGTGGCCTGCTACACCGTGGCCGCCACCGTAGCCAAACCACGCAGCCTGCTTGCGGAGCGCTTGGTGGGCGACGGGTTGGTACCCCTGCACAGCGCCCTGGGCCGGCACGACGATGCCGCCCGCACCCTGCGCTTCGCTAAAAACCAGCAAGCCGTGGTGTACCGGCTCAATCACATGAAGTTGCTCAGCAGCCCTGTGGTGCGCGACCTGTTGGTGGGGTGGTTGGCCCCCTCTTGA
- the htpG gene encoding molecular chaperone HtpG, which yields MTKQTMNFQAEVAQLLHLVTHSLYSNKEIFLRELISNASDACDKLRFEAINDGGLYENDPELKVKVTFDQDAKTLTITDNGIGLSMQEAIDNLGTIAKSGTKDFVSKLSGDQKADSNLIGQFGVGFYSGFIVADKITVESRRAGLKADEAVRWVSDGGASGGGAFEVEAISREARGTSVILHLREDAMDYAQAWKVKGIINKYSDHISLPILMEKEEWKDGELINPSDEAGGRQPGGMVKTGEWETVNKANAIWARAKKDVTQEQYDDFYKQISHDFEAPLAHTHNRVEGSTEYTQLLYIPGKAPMDLYNRDHKAGLKLYVKRVFIMDDAEALLPSYLRFVKGVVDSADLPLNVSRELLQESRDVKAIRDGNTKRVLSMLETLAKNDKLPEAADGVTDVLSAEEKAEQEANLGKYTKFYAEFGAVLKEGLGEDFGNKERLAKLLRFASTTSDTATVALADYKARMKEGQEAIYYITADTLAAAKNSPQLEVFKKKGIEVLLMTDRVDEWALNYLHDFDGTPMQSVAKGAVDLGKLQDESEKKAAEEAAETFKPVLAKLKEALKDKADDVRVTSRLVDSPACLVVQDHGMSTQLARMLKQAGQSAPEVKPVLEVNADHPLVKKLDGSVHFHDLAHILFDQALLAEGGLPADPAEYVKRVNALLV from the coding sequence ATGACCAAGCAAACCATGAATTTCCAGGCCGAAGTAGCCCAGCTGCTGCACCTGGTGACGCACTCCCTGTACTCCAACAAAGAGATTTTTCTCCGTGAGTTGATCTCCAACGCCTCGGACGCGTGCGACAAGCTGCGTTTTGAAGCGATCAACGACGGCGGCCTGTACGAAAACGACCCCGAGCTGAAGGTCAAAGTCACGTTCGACCAAGACGCCAAGACACTCACCATCACCGACAACGGCATTGGCTTGTCGATGCAAGAAGCCATCGACAACCTGGGCACGATTGCCAAGAGCGGCACCAAAGACTTTGTGAGCAAGCTCAGCGGCGACCAGAAGGCCGACAGCAACCTGATCGGCCAGTTCGGCGTGGGCTTTTACTCCGGCTTTATCGTGGCCGACAAGATCACCGTCGAATCGCGCCGTGCCGGCCTGAAGGCCGATGAAGCCGTGCGCTGGGTGAGCGACGGCGGCGCCAGCGGTGGCGGCGCGTTTGAGGTGGAAGCCATCTCGCGCGAAGCCCGCGGCACCAGCGTCATCCTGCATCTGCGCGAAGACGCGATGGACTATGCCCAGGCCTGGAAGGTCAAGGGCATCATCAACAAGTACTCTGACCACATCAGCCTGCCCATCCTGATGGAAAAAGAAGAGTGGAAAGACGGCGAGCTGATCAACCCGTCGGATGAGGCCGGCGGCCGCCAGCCCGGTGGCATGGTCAAGACCGGCGAGTGGGAAACCGTCAACAAGGCCAACGCCATCTGGGCGCGCGCCAAGAAAGACGTGACACAAGAGCAGTACGACGACTTCTACAAGCAAATCAGCCACGACTTTGAAGCGCCGCTGGCCCACACCCACAACCGGGTGGAAGGCAGCACCGAATACACCCAGCTGCTGTACATCCCCGGCAAAGCGCCCATGGACCTGTACAACCGCGACCACAAGGCCGGCTTGAAGCTGTATGTGAAGCGCGTGTTCATCATGGACGACGCTGAGGCTCTGCTGCCCAGCTACCTGCGTTTTGTGAAGGGCGTGGTGGATTCCGCTGACCTGCCCCTGAACGTGAGCCGCGAGCTGCTGCAGGAAAGCCGCGACGTGAAAGCCATCCGCGATGGCAACACCAAACGTGTGCTCTCCATGCTGGAAACCTTGGCCAAGAACGACAAGCTGCCGGAAGCCGCCGACGGCGTAACCGACGTCCTTAGCGCTGAAGAAAAGGCCGAACAAGAGGCCAACCTGGGCAAGTACACCAAGTTCTACGCCGAATTCGGCGCGGTGCTCAAAGAAGGCCTGGGCGAAGACTTCGGCAACAAAGAACGCCTGGCCAAGCTGCTGCGCTTTGCATCCACCACCAGCGACACGGCCACCGTGGCACTGGCCGACTACAAGGCGCGCATGAAGGAAGGCCAAGAGGCCATCTACTACATCACCGCCGACACACTGGCCGCCGCCAAGAACAGCCCGCAGCTTGAAGTATTCAAGAAAAAGGGCATTGAAGTGCTCTTGATGACCGACCGCGTGGACGAGTGGGCCCTGAACTACCTGCACGACTTTGACGGCACGCCGATGCAAAGCGTGGCCAAGGGCGCAGTGGACCTGGGCAAGCTGCAAGACGAGTCTGAAAAGAAAGCCGCTGAAGAAGCCGCCGAAACCTTCAAGCCCGTGCTCGCCAAGCTGAAAGAAGCACTCAAGGACAAGGCTGACGACGTGCGTGTGACCAGCCGCCTGGTGGACAGCCCTGCCTGCCTCGTGGTGCAAGACCACGGCATGAGCACCCAGCTGGCGCGCATGCTCAAGCAAGCCGGCCAGAGCGCCCCCGAAGTGAAGCCTGTGCTGGAAGTGAACGCCGACCACCCGCTCGTGAAAAAGCTGGACGGCTCGGTGCACTTCCACGACCTGGCCCACATCCTGTTCGACCAAGCCTTGCTGGCGGAAGGTGGCCTGCCGGCAGACCCCGCCGAGTACGTCAAACGGGTGAATGCGCTGCTGGTGTAA
- a CDS encoding TIGR02285 family protein produces the protein MNKTSAALACCISALMPWASACAEDITWLSADFPPLATFDKDAKDIGYMNLLLKQVQQALPQHRIQEEVLPWPRVLFVAKNGGAYCSAMAAQTPERESYLRFTAPYGYVYPVGLVTRAEDQNQFKRFLNKGGEVRLRDLLEQNDLRAGVAGSRTYGTKLDDMLRPLVQSNARQVVQVSQESSTRSLITMLQKKRFDYTLAYPGEAVYHDSAITKLHFYPIAENSALLAGRFSCTKGPQTDQTFAELNKLATSFQEDSALTASYERWLPPYLIKPYRQRLASQLNSSTR, from the coding sequence ATGAACAAGACATCTGCAGCCCTCGCGTGCTGCATCAGTGCGTTGATGCCATGGGCGTCGGCTTGTGCCGAAGACATTACCTGGCTGAGTGCCGACTTCCCGCCTTTGGCGACGTTCGACAAGGACGCCAAGGACATCGGCTACATGAACCTGCTGCTGAAACAGGTGCAACAAGCACTGCCGCAGCATCGCATCCAAGAAGAAGTACTGCCGTGGCCACGGGTCCTGTTTGTTGCCAAAAACGGCGGCGCCTACTGCTCGGCCATGGCAGCCCAGACGCCAGAGCGCGAGTCCTATTTACGCTTTACCGCACCCTATGGCTATGTGTACCCGGTCGGGTTGGTCACCAGGGCCGAAGACCAGAACCAGTTCAAGCGCTTTCTCAACAAAGGGGGCGAAGTCCGCTTGCGAGATCTCTTGGAGCAAAACGACCTGCGTGCGGGGGTCGCGGGTAGCAGGACCTACGGCACCAAGCTTGATGACATGCTCAGGCCCCTGGTGCAATCCAACGCACGCCAGGTCGTTCAGGTGAGTCAGGAAAGCTCGACCAGATCGCTGATCACCATGCTGCAAAAGAAGCGGTTTGACTACACGCTCGCATACCCCGGAGAGGCCGTCTACCACGACAGCGCAATCACCAAACTGCATTTCTATCCGATTGCAGAAAACAGTGCCTTGCTGGCCGGGCGCTTCAGCTGCACCAAGGGCCCGCAGACCGACCAGACATTTGCCGAACTCAACAAACTGGCAACGTCATTTCAGGAGGATTCCGCACTGACTGCCTCCTATGAGAGATGGTTGCCGCCCTATCTGATCAAGCCCTACCGCCAACGGCTGGCCAGCCAATTGAATAGCTCAACACGCTGA